One genomic window of Conger conger chromosome 7, fConCon1.1, whole genome shotgun sequence includes the following:
- the LOC133133307 gene encoding olfactory receptor 52E8-like, producing MDNISFNMMITLSSLRESKGNKYTYFFFFSFVYILIILFNLTLIVTIILERALHEPMYIFLCNLCFNGLYGTAGFYPKFLSDLVYGIHHISYNGCILQIFVIYGYVMCEFATLMIMAYDRFVAICKPLNYHTIMTSQTIGKLILSSWLFTLITVITAIMLTIRLELCRSHIDKSYCDNWSVVKLSCVSTTVNNVFGYFLILSLIAHAVFIVFSYMKLINACIKSKESKKIFMKTCLPHLLSLINFTIAILFDTLFSRYGSKDFPQSLRDFLQLEFLIVPPLLNPIIYGLKLTEIRKRVFRKCKEPKMKDSYHTRKR from the coding sequence ATGGACAACATATCTTTCAATATGATGATCACACTTTCTAGCCTTAGGGAATCGAAAggaaacaaatacacatacttcttttttttttcatttgtttatattttaattattttatttaatctgactCTGATTGTGACAATTATTCTAGAGAGAGCTCTCCATGAGCCCATGTACATCTTCCTGTGTAACCTGTGTTTTAATGGACTGTATGGAACAGCTGGTTTCTACCCTAAATTCCTGTCTGACTTAGTGTATGGCATTCATCACATCTCATACAATGGTTGTATActgcaaatatttgtaatatatggTTATGTAATGTGTGAATTTGCAACATTAATGATAATGGCTTATGATAGGTTTGTTGCAATATGCAAACCATTGAATTACCACACCATAATGACATCACAAACTATTGGCAAATTAATTTTGTCTTCGTGGCTGTTTACCCTCATTACTGTGATCACTGCAATTATGTTAACAATCAGGTTAGAATTGTGTCGATCCCACATCGATAAATCTTACTGTGACAACTGGTCAGTTGTGAAACTTTCATGTGTATCAACTACAGTTAATAATGTCTTTGGATATTTTTTAATCCTTTCATTAATAGCTCatgctgtttttattgtgttttcttATATGAAATTGATCAATGCATGCATAAAATCAAAGGAGAGCAAGAAGATATTTATGAAGACCTGTTTACCACATTTACTTTCATTGATAAACTTTACAATAGCCATCCTTTTTGACACATTATTCAGTCGATATGGATCAAAGGATTTCCCACAAAGTTTACGTGACTTCCTGCAACTGGAATTTCTAATAGTTCCTCCTCTTCTAAATCCCATTATATATGGGCTGAAACTGACCGAGATACGCAAAAGAGTTTTTAGAAAATGCAAGGAACCTAAAATGAAAGATTCTTATCATACAAGAAAAAGATAA